One genomic window of Aethina tumida isolate Nest 87 chromosome 3, icAetTumi1.1, whole genome shotgun sequence includes the following:
- the LOC109609044 gene encoding putative aldehyde dehydrogenase family 7 member A1 homolog, with translation MHFIAKPVKLYSLYKNFVSIRAMSSEFLIKDSKYSFLKDLGLSDTNSGVYDGKWKGSGPVVKSICPSNGKVIAQVTTGTVDDYQSCVKASESAWNIWADLPAPRRGEIVRQIGDALRSKLVPLGQLVSLEMGKILPEGIGEVQEYVDICDYAVGLSRTLAGAIYPSERPGHVLLEKWNPLGLIGVISAFNFPIAVYGWNSAIAMVCGNTVLWKGAETTPLVSVATTRIVAEVLEKNKLPGAIASLCCGGADVGKAMAADSRIKLLSFTGSSQIGQQVGVEVQKRFGKHLLELGGNNALIIADDADLNMVVQATLFACVGTAGQRCTTTRRLILHKNVYDEVLTRLKKAYQQVQNRIGDPLESNTLIGPLHSEQSLQKYKDTIAEIKKQGGKIEIGGNVLNTPGYFVEPTIVTGLKHDCNLVHNECFAPIVYVLKTDSVDEAISWNNEVPQGLSSSIFTQNIENIFKWIGPKGSDCGIVNVNIPTSGAEIGGAFGGEKHTGGGRESGSDAWKQYMRRSTITINHSKELPLAQGIKFE, from the exons ATGCACTTTATAGCTAAACCTGTTAAGCTATATTCTTTGTAtaagaattttgtttcaataagaGCAATGAGTTCcgaatttctaataaaagatTCCAAATATTCATTCTTAAAAGACTTAGGTCTAAGTGATACAAATTCGGGTGTGTATGATGGAAAATGGAAAGGCAGTGGCCCG gttGTCAAGTCTATTTGCCCCAGCAATGGAAAAGTAATAGCACAAGTAACCACTGGAACTGTTGACGATTATCAATCTTGTGTAAAAGCTTCAGAATCAGCATGGAATATTTGGGCTGATCTCCCTGCTCCTAGACGTGGTGAAATTGTAAGACAAATCGGTGATGCTCTTAGAAGTAAATTGGTTCCTTTAGGCCAATTAGTGTCTCttgaaatgggaaaaataTTACCTGAAGGCATTGGCGAAGTTCAAGAGTACGTAGACATTTGCGACTATGCTGTTGGACTATCCAGAACATTAGCTGGTGCTATTTACCCATCTGAAAGACCTGGACATGTTCTTTTGGAAAAATGGAACCCTCTAGGATTGATTGGTGTTATTTCCGCATTTAACTTTCCGATTGCCGTATATGGTTGGAACAGCGCTATAGCAATG GTGTGTGGAAATACTGTTTTGTGGAAAGGAGCCGAAACGACACCGTTAGTATCAGTTGCGACTACCAGAATTGTAGCTGaagttttggaaaaaaataaattacccgGAGCAATTGCCTCTTTGTGTTGCGGTGGTGCTGATGTGGGAAAAGCAATGGCTGCAGACTCAAGAATCAAACTACTCTCTTTTACTGGAAGTTCCCAAATTGGTCAACAg GTTGGAGTGGAAGTGCAAAAAAGGTTTGGTAAACATCTTTTGGAATTAGGTGGTAACAACGCTCTGATCATTGCTGATGATGCGGATTTAAACATGGTTGTTCAGGCCACACTATTTGCTTGTGTTGGTACAGCAGGCCAAAGATGCACAACAACAAGAAGATTAATTCTTCACAAAAAC GTTTATGATGAGGTCTTGACAAGACTGAAAAAGGCCTATCAACAAGTTCAAAACCGAATTGGTGATCCTTTAGAGTCTAACACTCTTATAGGACCACTTCACAGTGAACAATCTCTTCAGAAATACAAAGACACCATCGCTGAAATAAAGAAACAAGGcggtaaaatagaaataggaGGAAAT gttTTGAACACACCGGGATATTTCGTGGAACCTACAATAGTGACTGGTCTTAAACACGATTGTAATTTGGTGCACAACGAATGTTTCGCACCAATCGTGTATGTTCTAAAAACGGACAGTGTAGACGAAGCCATTTCCTGGAACAATGAAGTGCCTCAAGGTTTGTCATCCAGTATATTCactcaaaatattgaaaatatattcaag tggATAGGTCCTAAAGGTTCAGACTGCGGCATTGTAAACGTTAATATTCCCACTTCTGGTGCTGAAATTGGTGGTGCCTTTGGTGGTGAGAAACATACAGGAGGTGGAAGAGAATCTGGCAGTGATGCTTGGAAACAATACATGAGAAGATCCACCATTACCATTAACCACTCTAAAGAACTACCCCTGGCCcaaggaataaaatttgaatga
- the LOC109609043 gene encoding rRNA N6-adenosine-methyltransferase METTL5 yields the protein MFPCMKLKYLEERLQCLSEFERPKVSLEQYVTPSHLGSHILYTIQSQYGDIEGKIVADLGSGCGALTIGASVLEAAQVVGFEIDADAIDICLENIEDHELTNIDIVQCDILKHSSDSRLNKLFDTVIMNPPFGTKNAGVDMKFLESAFQLSNNVVYSLHKTSTRSHVLKCVESLGGKGEVLAELRYDLPSTYKFHKKKSVDIEVDFYRFQVNH from the exons ATGTTTCCATGCATGAAACTTAAGTATTTGGAGGAACGTTTACAATGTCTATCTGAATTTGAAAGGCCCAAAGTTTCACTGGAACAATATGTGACCCCATCCCATCTTGGTtctcatattttatacaccatacaa TCACAATATGGAGATATAGAAGGAAAAATTGTGGCAGATTTAGGAAGTGGTTGTGGTGCATTGACAATAGGTGCATCTGTTTTAGAAGCAGCACAGGTAGTTGGTTTTGAAATAGATGCAGATGCTATAGATATTTGCTTAGAGAATATTGAGGACCATGAACttacaaatattgatattgtTCAGTGTGACATTCTGAAACATTCATCAGACAGTAG GTTGAATAAGCTTTTTGACACAGTAATTATGAATCCACCCTTTGGTACCAAAAATGCTGGTGTGGATATGAAGTTCCTAGAAAGTGCATTTCAACTGTCAAATAATGTTGTTTACTCTTTACATAAAACATCAACAag gtCTCATGTCTTGAAATGTGTAGAGTCATTAGGGGGCAAGGGTGAAGTACTTGCAGAGTTAAGGTATGATTTACCTTCAACatacaaatttcataaaaaaaaatctgtagACATTGAGGTAGACTTTTACAGGTTTCaagtaaatcattaa
- the LOC109609052 gene encoding uncharacterized protein LOC109609052: MKSSSQFSKSTPSTSSCNSKNKKSSKDREKRKSQTSQSENNGSNEKESPNKESGSGQYAGIGAESILNYAEHLSEDISSAIIDDMNKSEEICNVLAEDINYKLRYIIHDALLKAKLSGRDKINSKDIEETFETLHIEKVYGAPTSPNWLTLPDQPGTVNTLYLEDAKINLIELAEEEASYIQPGKPIITKTWYPEEVSSTLKEYFTIVCQSIISSDPDIRAAALEDISENSNIGPIIEWFYHFGYFLLSKDITYDCLTLRALDLIDTLESSPLGSANVSEKQLKLLVRLILQRLLQSVTTEEVLKPMCSLLSILCLRVPIKEFVIKKIKQKINEIPGLCENFCLPILTTVYYLGVDAIMEIFLPNLNFFIEQVMEKRNKDLTQIMLGIYNIICRTGLYDSSVHELFFKAFEDVLVMFWRPIHNQNNDCTKEEPNFIRMKAELIKTRKKIQYTPKGSYSYTDLTELMSPRQGASFTHKKSHNVEEVFDLPTKDCPVKRILDQQRSSFKYYGNETHVTIGKTTLLLPVLTYFKNKKRPKCAGHSLLSYNI; encoded by the exons ATGAAATCAAGCAGTCAGTTTTCAAAATCGACGCCATCGACGTCCTCCTGTAAttcgaaaaacaaaaaatctagCAAAGATAGAGAGAAAAGAAAATCTCAAACTAGCCAATCTGAAAACAATGGATCTAACGAAAAAGAATCTCCAAATAAG GAAAGTGGTTCAGGGCAATATGCTGGAATTGGTGcagaatcaattttaaattatgctgAACATTTGTCTGAAGACATATCATCAGCCATCATTGATGATATGAACAAATCTGAAGAGATTTGTAATGTCCTTGCAgaagatataaattataaactgagATATATTATCCAt GATGCCTTACTTAAAGCTAAACTTTCTGGtagagataaaataaattcaaaggaCATAGAAGAGACTTTTGAAACTTTACATATTGAAAAAGTTTATGGTGCTCCTACCAGTCCAAATTGGCTTACTTTACCAGACCAACCGGGAACAGTTAATACATTGTACTTagaa gatGCAAAGATCAACTTAATTGAACTAGCTGAAGAGGAAGCTTCTTATATCCAACCTGGTAAACCTATTATAACAAAAACCTGGTATCCTGAAGAAGTGAGCAGtacattaaaagaatattttaccaTTGTGTGTCAGAGTATTATCAGTTCTGACCCTGACATAAGAGCAGCTGCTTTAGAAGATATTAGTGAGAATTCAAATATAGGCCCAATAATTGAATGGTTTTAtcattttggatattttttattatccaaaGATATAACTTATGATTGCTTGACATTAAGAGCATTAGATTTAATTGACACATTAGAAAGTAGTCCTCTGGGCAGTGCAAATGTATCTGAAAAACAG ttaaaattattagtgagATTAATTCTGCAGAGGTTGCTACAATCTGTTACAACAGAAGAAGTCCTGAAACCAATGTGTTCTCTTCTTAGTATTCTTTGTTTGAGGGTACCAATTAAAGAATttgtaattaagaaaattaaacaaaaaattaatgaaattcctGGACTATGTGAGAATTTTTGTCTTCCTATTTTAACGACTGTGTATTATCTTGGGGTGGATGCAATTATGGAAATTTTTCTTcctaatttaaactttttcataGAACAAGTCATGGAGAAGAGAAATAAAGACTTGACTCAAATTATGTTG ggaatttataatataatctgTAGAACAGGTTTATATGATTCTTCTGTACatgagttattttttaaagcatttGAAGATGTTCTAGTCATGTTTTGGAGGCCAATACATAATCAAAACAATG attgcACCAAGGAAGAACCTAATTTTATCAGAATGAAGGCGGAATTAATCAAAACGCGAAAGAAGATACAATATACCCCAAAAGGGTCATATTCATATACTGATTTAACAGAACTGATGTCACCAAGACAAGGTGCAAGTTTTACTCACAAGAAGTCACACAATGTTGAAGAGGTGTTTGATTTACCAACTAAGGATTGTCCAGTGAAGAGAATTTTGGATCAACAGAGGTCATCATTTAAGTATTATGGAAATGAAACACATGTGACTATAGGTAAAACCACATTGTTGTTACCagtattaacttattttaaaaacaaaaagaggCCAAAATGTGCAGGTCattcattattatcatataatatttaa
- the LOC109609051 gene encoding serine/threonine-protein kinase Nek8 isoform X2, translated as MVEGYEKLKIVGKGSFGTATLCKRLQDDKLVVMKEILTIDMDNTQKLSAFNEVNIISTLSHPNIIKYLGNFQNNDSLIIIMEYADGGNLGQLINAKKNNNDVFTERGILTIILEICGAIAYMHLKKIIHRDLKTANIFLTQDGTIKVGDFGISKMLNTRSQAQTVVGTPYYLSPEICEGYKYNEKSDVWAIGCILYELACLKRPFEAPTLPLLVQKITACQYENIPNMYSKDTQNVIRAILQKNVADRPSALSLEKSIIPHILAKIKKNEYLNSTISSNSIPRERSILYKITEFDFPKIEVIDIPPKNILHLSSSTTHTIIVTSDHLVYAYGNNSYGQLGYSNTDDNHRNQPVCINYLNDKHIVSAEAGNGFSLFLSYYGYVFSCGDGSQGCLGNSDLNSCMTPTIINILTTVKIKHISCGFYHAAAVSREGKLFTWGTSITGALGQGYRERCLKPMTVTLPIKIKVVCCYKDATVIQSWSDEFYACGNNMYCKLGISNETNVTTFQKINLEQANIRQMCVGEEHSIVLLENGDILRIGLNEEHQFGKLNKNSSNIQVIPFNKKIKMISCDRFFSTAVDVENVMWLWGTTKYTNEEKSNKNIIFKNPTSILALYSSKANLINGYSLYIFNVRAIRNSVLVVINTTVPPCLKYTEDVNSSSHNFVSKTTTTHHVEIELPNTPQCS; from the exons ATGGTTGAGGGATACGAGAAGTTAAAAATAGTCGGAAAAg GTTCATTCGGTACTGCCACTTTATGCAAACGACTACAAGACGACAAACTTGTAGTTATGAAGGAAATACTTACGATAGATATGGACAACACTCAAAAATTGTCTGCTTTTAATGAAGTTAATATAATATCGACATTATCGCATCCGAACATCATCaa GTATCTgggaaattttcaaaataatgattctttaataataataatggagtaTGCGGATGGAGGAAATCTCGGCCAATTAATAAACgcgaagaaaaataataacgaTGTTTTTACGGAGAGGggtattttaacaataatattagaaatttgtgGTGCCATTGCTTACATGcatctcaaaaaaattattcacag agatttaaaaaccgcgaatatatttttgacacaGGACGGCACAATTAAAGTCGGTGATTTTGGCATatccaaaatgttaaatacaaGATCTCAAGCTCAAACTGTTGTTGGGACACCGTATTATTTAAGTCCGGAAAta TGCGAAGGATATAAATACAATGAAAAATCAGATGTGTGGGCTATAGGATGTATTCTATACGAACTAGCATGCTTAAAAAGACCATTCGAAGCACCAACATTACCACTATtagtacaaaaaataacagca tgtcaatatgaaaatataccaAACATGTATTCCAAAGATACACAAAATGTGATACGCGCCATACTTCAAAAAAATGTCGCAGATAGACCTTCGGCTTTAAGTTTGGAAAAATCTATAATTCCTCATATTttagcaaaaattaaaaagaatgaatatttaaattcgacCATTTCTTCCAATAG TATCCCCCGGGAgagatcaattttatataaaataacagagTTTGATTTTCCTAAAATTGAAGTAATAGATATACctcccaaaaatattttacatctttCATCAAGTACCACCCACACAATCATAGTGACATCCG atCATTTGGTGTACGCATACGGAAACAATTCATATGGCCAACTTGGCTATTCGAATACTGATGATAATCATAGAAATCAGCCAGtatgcataaattatttaaacgatAAGCATATCGTGAG TGCAGAAGCAGGAAATGGGTTCAGTCTATTTCTAAGTTATTACGGTTATGTATTTAGTTGTGGCGATGGTAGCCAAGGTTGTCTGGGAAACTCGGATTTAAATTCATGCATGACACCAacaattataa ATATTTTAACAactgtgaaaataaaacacatttcttGTGGATTCTATCACGCAGCGGCGGTCAGCAGGGAGggaaaattgtttacttgggGTACATCGATCACGGGCGCCTTGGGTCAGGGATATAGAGAAAGATG tttaaaacccATGACAGTTACattaccaataaaaattaaagtagtgTGTTGCTACAAAGACGCCACAGTTATTCAGTCATGGAGTGATGAATTTTACGCCTGTGGAAATAATATGTACTGTAAGTTGGGAATATCCAACGAAACTAATGTCACAACGTTTCAGAAAATAAATCTAGAGCAAGCTAACATCCGCCAAATGTGTGTAGGAGAAGAACATTCTATTGTTCTTTTAGAAAACGGTGATATATTAAGAATCGGTCTTAACGAAGAACATCAATTcggaaaactaaataaaaatagtagcAATATTCAAGTTATCCcattcaacaaaaaaataaaa aTGATTTCTTGCGATAGATTTTTTTCTACAGCGGTTGATGTTGAAAATGTAATGTGGCTCTGGGGGACCACCAAGTACACAAATGAAGaaaagtcaaataaaaatatcatattcaaAAACCCAACTAGTATTTTAGC TTTGTATTCATCAaaagcaaatttaataaatggatattcactatatatttttaatgtgagaGCTATTCGCAACAGTGTACTTGTAGTAATAAATACGACAGTACCTCCATGTCTGAAATATACAGAGGACGTCAATTCTTCAAGtcataatttt GTTTCCAAAACTACAACTACTCACCATGTTGAAATAGAACTACCAAATACTCCACAATGtagctaa
- the LOC109609051 gene encoding serine/threonine-protein kinase Nek8 isoform X1 — translation MVEGYEKLKIVGKGSFGTATLCKRLQDDKLVVMKEILTIDMDNTQKLSAFNEVNIISTLSHPNIIKYLGNFQNNDSLIIIMEYADGGNLGQLINAKKNNNDVFTERGILTIILEICGAIAYMHLKKIIHRDLKTANIFLTQDGTIKVGDFGISKMLNTRSQAQTVVGTPYYLSPEICEGYKYNEKSDVWAIGCILYELACLKRPFEAPTLPLLVQKITACQYENIPNMYSKDTQNVIRAILQKNVADRPSALSLEKSIIPHILAKIKKNEYLNSTISSNSIPRERSILYKITEFDFPKIEVIDIPPKNILHLSSSTTHTIIVTSDHLVYAYGNNSYGQLGYSNTDDNHRNQPVCINYLNDKHIVSAEAGNGFSLFLSYYGYVFSCGDGSQGCLGNSDLNSCMTPTIINILTTVKIKHISCGFYHAAAVSREGKLFTWGTSITGALGQGYRERCLKPMTVTLPIKIKVVCCYKDATVIQSWSDEFYACGNNMYCKLGISNETNVTTFQKINLEQANIRQMCVGEEHSIVLLENGDILRIGLNEEHQFGKLNKNSSNIQVIPFNKKIKMISCDRFFSTAVDVENVMWLWGTTKYTNEEKSNKNIIFKNPTSILAYVTNGILLFYYFKSFSLYSSKANLINGYSLYIFNVRAIRNSVLVVINTTVPPCLKYTEDVNSSSHNFVSKTTTTHHVEIELPNTPQCS, via the exons ATGGTTGAGGGATACGAGAAGTTAAAAATAGTCGGAAAAg GTTCATTCGGTACTGCCACTTTATGCAAACGACTACAAGACGACAAACTTGTAGTTATGAAGGAAATACTTACGATAGATATGGACAACACTCAAAAATTGTCTGCTTTTAATGAAGTTAATATAATATCGACATTATCGCATCCGAACATCATCaa GTATCTgggaaattttcaaaataatgattctttaataataataatggagtaTGCGGATGGAGGAAATCTCGGCCAATTAATAAACgcgaagaaaaataataacgaTGTTTTTACGGAGAGGggtattttaacaataatattagaaatttgtgGTGCCATTGCTTACATGcatctcaaaaaaattattcacag agatttaaaaaccgcgaatatatttttgacacaGGACGGCACAATTAAAGTCGGTGATTTTGGCATatccaaaatgttaaatacaaGATCTCAAGCTCAAACTGTTGTTGGGACACCGTATTATTTAAGTCCGGAAAta TGCGAAGGATATAAATACAATGAAAAATCAGATGTGTGGGCTATAGGATGTATTCTATACGAACTAGCATGCTTAAAAAGACCATTCGAAGCACCAACATTACCACTATtagtacaaaaaataacagca tgtcaatatgaaaatataccaAACATGTATTCCAAAGATACACAAAATGTGATACGCGCCATACTTCAAAAAAATGTCGCAGATAGACCTTCGGCTTTAAGTTTGGAAAAATCTATAATTCCTCATATTttagcaaaaattaaaaagaatgaatatttaaattcgacCATTTCTTCCAATAG TATCCCCCGGGAgagatcaattttatataaaataacagagTTTGATTTTCCTAAAATTGAAGTAATAGATATACctcccaaaaatattttacatctttCATCAAGTACCACCCACACAATCATAGTGACATCCG atCATTTGGTGTACGCATACGGAAACAATTCATATGGCCAACTTGGCTATTCGAATACTGATGATAATCATAGAAATCAGCCAGtatgcataaattatttaaacgatAAGCATATCGTGAG TGCAGAAGCAGGAAATGGGTTCAGTCTATTTCTAAGTTATTACGGTTATGTATTTAGTTGTGGCGATGGTAGCCAAGGTTGTCTGGGAAACTCGGATTTAAATTCATGCATGACACCAacaattataa ATATTTTAACAactgtgaaaataaaacacatttcttGTGGATTCTATCACGCAGCGGCGGTCAGCAGGGAGggaaaattgtttacttgggGTACATCGATCACGGGCGCCTTGGGTCAGGGATATAGAGAAAGATG tttaaaacccATGACAGTTACattaccaataaaaattaaagtagtgTGTTGCTACAAAGACGCCACAGTTATTCAGTCATGGAGTGATGAATTTTACGCCTGTGGAAATAATATGTACTGTAAGTTGGGAATATCCAACGAAACTAATGTCACAACGTTTCAGAAAATAAATCTAGAGCAAGCTAACATCCGCCAAATGTGTGTAGGAGAAGAACATTCTATTGTTCTTTTAGAAAACGGTGATATATTAAGAATCGGTCTTAACGAAGAACATCAATTcggaaaactaaataaaaatagtagcAATATTCAAGTTATCCcattcaacaaaaaaataaaa aTGATTTCTTGCGATAGATTTTTTTCTACAGCGGTTGATGTTGAAAATGTAATGTGGCTCTGGGGGACCACCAAGTACACAAATGAAGaaaagtcaaataaaaatatcatattcaaAAACCCAACTAGTATTTTAGCGTACGTTACCAATggtattctattattttattactttaaaagtttcagTTTGTATTCATCAaaagcaaatttaataaatggatattcactatatatttttaatgtgagaGCTATTCGCAACAGTGTACTTGTAGTAATAAATACGACAGTACCTCCATGTCTGAAATATACAGAGGACGTCAATTCTTCAAGtcataatttt GTTTCCAAAACTACAACTACTCACCATGTTGAAATAGAACTACCAAATACTCCACAATGtagctaa
- the LOC109609063 gene encoding protein downstream neighbor of son homolog, giving the protein MPESPSKSAPKWHHPKDVMKIHKLKLKKKQLQARINNSSPKPVEQISTPFEDVFCARKRKNPFLAANECKKSKPEISSVLDESSDQTLFKLLNQTPPRTTTNDSLTSFNNILNKINENSDNKENDGVEVVKAQGEKWLPIDWGLKNKVRLLSEKPFPWNQKLKLSEEASGITGFTRCLDSNCETKLDTSPNAKFHQCCLYWQQPSLPWLNLFPRTTTKATQAGASCVTNSAVRDSLQAAWSDSLRSLFQLLRTRQCPYFYACANNFTVLFRASGICGYRDVHALITPTTRGFRQMLNQEKIEFTMPLKKRKMSDQGLGTEDSSENDKKEVQEEKPDEEEEEAPDEKWMKTMGINADDIKQINYTQEKIIYKSECQVDNSEQSLVLVEGVEVHALYNFLINCKSATAATGALAGIPPTLLAPVAFHGATLSSLKVRENKVHIDDANYYSLDLTGPILPSTMHSLFALNEPDHSMTITFNSVVSTNSFSKITSDDLESEGSVVFGKENLSDCGLNSKVLEHFSEPDNKHITSVECIKYISENRTYTWT; this is encoded by the exons ATGCCGGAGAGCCCAAGTAAATCTGCCCCAAAATGGCATCACCCAAAAGATGTTATGAAAATTCACaagttaaaacttaaaaagaaacaattgcAGGCCAGAATCAATAACTCTTCGCCAAAACCTGTTGAACAAATTTCGACACCTTTTGAAGATGTCTTTTGTGCCCGCAAAAGGAAAAATCCTTTTCTGGCAGCCAACGAGTGTAAAAAGTCGAAACCTGAAATTTCTAGTGTTTTGGATGAGTCTAGTGATCAAACActgtttaaacttttaaatcaaACCCCTCCAAGAACTACAACAAATGATTCCTTaacatcatttaataatattttaaataaaattaatgaaaatagtgACAATAAGGAGAATGATGGTGTGGAGGTTGTAAAGGCTCAGGGTGAAAAATGGTTACCCATTGACTGGGGACTGAAAAATAAGGTTCGATTACTTTCTGAAAAACCATTTCCCTGGAATCAAAAACTAAAACTGAGTGAAGAGGCCTCTGGGATAACAGGTTTTACAAGGTGTTTAGACTCCAATTGTGAAACAAAACTTGACACATCACCAAATGCAAAATTTCACCAGTGCTGTTTATATTGGCAACAGCCTTCATTACCTTGGCTAAATCTCTTCCCTAGAACCACCACTAAAGCCACACAAGCTGGTGCTAGTTGTGTAACCAATTCAGCAGTCAGAGACAGCTTACAAGCAGCTTGGTCTGATAGTTTAAGATCTCTATTTCAACTGCTAAGAACAAGACAATGTCCATATTTTTATGCTTGTGCAAacaattttactgttttatttagaGCGTCGGGGATTTGCGGTTATAGGGATGTTCACGCACTGATTACTCCAACAACAAGAGGCTTCAGACAGATGTTGAATCAAGAGAAGATTGAATTTACAATGCCACTGAAGAAGAGAAAAATGTCTGATCAAGGGTTAGGCACTGAAGATTCATcagaaaatgacaaaaaagaAGTACAGGAGGAAAAACCTGATGAAGAAGAGGAGGAAGCTCCTGATGAAAAATGGATGAAGACTATGGGAATTAATGCTGatgatataaaacaaattaattatactcag gaaaaaattatatataaatcagaATGCCAAGTAGATAACAGTGAACAGAGCTTGGTATTAGTTGAGGGCGTGGAAGTCCATGCTCTGTACAACTTCTTGATAAACTGTAAAAGTGCAACCGCTGCGACTGGTGCTCTGGCCGGAATTCCGCCGACACTGCTTGCTCCGGTCGCTTTCCACGGTGCTACCTTGAGTTCCCTAAAGGTGCGGGAAAACAAAGTACATATAGATGACGCTAATTACTACTCGCTAGATCTAACAGGACCAATTTTACCAAGTACAATGCACAGTTTATTTGCTTTAAATGAGCCTGATCATAGTATGACTATTACATTTAACAGTGTAGTGAGCACAAAttcttttagtaaaattactaGTGATGATTTGGAGAGTGAGGGCAGTGTAGTCTTTGGAAAAGAGAATTTATCTGATTGTGGACTAAATTCTAAGGTGCTAGAACATTTTAGTGAACCTGATAACAAGCATATTACCAGTGTGGaatgcataaaatatataagtgaGAACAGAACATACACTTGGACTTAA
- the LOC109609082 gene encoding tubulin-specific chaperone A, whose protein sequence is MADPRIRTIKIKAGVAKRLAKEKTVYEKEAEQQRARIEKYKQDGKDEYEIRKQEEVLQESLMMVPDCQRRLKVAYDELVKILETEADLAENEEYINAKKILEDAKLQLPSSTEVITT, encoded by the coding sequence ATGGCTGATCCAAGAATAAGAACCATCAAAATTAAGGCAGGTGTTGCCAAAAGATTGGCCAAAGAAAAGACAGTATATGAAAAAGAAGCTGAACAGCAAAGAGCGAGAATAGAGAAGTACAAGCAAGATGGTAAAGATGAATATGAAATACGTAAGCAAGAAGAAGTCTTACAAGAATCACTGATGATGGTGCCTGATTGTCAACGAAGACTTAAAGTAGCATATGATGAATTGGTCAAAATTTTGGAGACAGAGGCAGACTTGGCAGAAAatgaagaatatattaatgcAAAGAAAATATTGGAAGATGCAAAACTTCAATTACCATCATCCACTGAAGTCATAACTACTTAA